A genomic window from Microvirga sp. TS319 includes:
- a CDS encoding ABC transporter substrate-binding protein, with protein MTFKAIKTALLASALTFMAAGIASAETVGYGQCEVTGKKGAQSIKPAVPGQFTVIINLPAVGQFNGDTPETIRDGYEFCMAVNIAHRLGLDKVKLVNASFDSIVAGQNKDFDIALALISVTEPRKKVVDFSTVYMNSSYGVATKADANVTEASIKSGRVGVQAGTTLVPFAQETLKASKVDVYDDTASMFTAAAAGKVDAVMTDLTIVLGQVANSKGRLKVVGQYPSGGETAGIYPKGSANKPVIDAIIQELKDDGTLKKLEAAYLLPSWGGVSPDNVPTWKH; from the coding sequence ATGACATTCAAAGCCATCAAAACCGCGCTGCTCGCCTCGGCGCTCACCTTCATGGCGGCCGGTATCGCGTCCGCCGAGACGGTCGGCTACGGGCAATGCGAGGTGACCGGCAAGAAGGGCGCCCAGTCGATCAAGCCTGCGGTGCCGGGCCAGTTCACGGTGATCATCAACCTGCCTGCGGTCGGACAGTTCAACGGCGATACGCCCGAGACCATCCGTGACGGCTACGAATTCTGCATGGCCGTCAACATCGCTCACCGTCTCGGCCTCGACAAGGTGAAGCTCGTCAATGCTTCATTCGACTCCATCGTGGCCGGGCAGAACAAGGATTTCGATATCGCGCTTGCCCTGATCTCGGTCACCGAGCCACGCAAGAAGGTGGTCGACTTCTCGACGGTCTACATGAATTCCAGCTACGGTGTCGCCACGAAGGCGGATGCGAACGTGACCGAGGCTTCGATCAAGTCTGGTCGCGTCGGCGTGCAGGCCGGCACGACGCTGGTGCCCTTCGCCCAGGAGACGCTGAAGGCTTCCAAGGTCGACGTCTATGACGACACGGCCTCCATGTTCACGGCCGCGGCCGCCGGCAAGGTCGATGCCGTCATGACGGATCTCACCATCGTTCTGGGTCAGGTCGCGAACTCCAAGGGTCGGTTGAAGGTCGTCGGCCAGTATCCCAGCGGCGGCGAGACGGCAGGCATCTATCCGAAGGGCTCGGCCAACAAGCCCGTCATCGATGCGATCATTCAGGAGCTCAAGGACGACGGCACGCTGAAGAAGCTCGAGGCTGCTTACCTTCTGCCGTCCTGGGGTGGCGTCTCGCCGGACAACGTCCCGACCTGGAAGCACTGA